One part of the Phaeodactylum tricornutum CCAP 1055/1 chromosome 17, whole genome shotgun sequence genome encodes these proteins:
- a CDS encoding predicted protein, whose amino-acid sequence MMPSAFFVLGTISLLLSESQAWTTRPAQTSIRLFSRLHLSRPSSESCSKQTNVDNERRSKRFDSFSRRELFAATAGAAASIALGPSTAAFAPAPSIVTTAATCDTTVSVWQRGDRIVYILGTAHISEISSDLAGQLVKDVHPSAVFVELDLKRVSGVTVSPGTPVTSRLPISTDVTELPATGEGASTKQSKIIVSVPALPDSVASRPTESTGIASLAATTKQDDELASASPVLTESPRRGLGQRMLGFGAAAVGKAIQGMYKNLNDSGFKPGEEFVVAVREGQRIGADIVLGDQDVEVTLRRMTQALAQTDLNKLLDPDSELERGMRELMGDSDPSLASSPDAFKSELSTYVENMKTRDSVRKIMAQLQKVAPALVQVMLTERDAYMAAGLDTLNQFEVITAVMGIAHMDGVERNLQSQGWKQMRPSCPRV is encoded by the coding sequence ATGATGCCGTCCGCCTTTTTTGTGCTGGGTACCATCAGTCTTCTTTTAAGCGAGTCTCAGGCCTGGACGACTCGCCCAGCGCAGACATCAATTAGACTTTTCTCGCGACTTCATTTATCCCGACCCTCCTCCGAGTCATGTTCGAAACAAACGAATGTCGATAACGAAAGACGCTCGAAGAGATTTGATAGTTTCTCTCGACGCGAGTTGTTCGCGGCTACCGCTGGTGCAGCTGCTAGCATTGCCTTGGGGCCGTCCACAGCGGCATTCGCGCCAGCCCCGTCGATTGTTACAACCGCCGCAACGTGCGACACCACTGTATCAGTATGGCAACGCGGTGACAGAATCGTATACATCCTGGGAACAGCACACATTAGTGAAATATCCTCTGATCTCGCTGGCCAACTAGTAAAGGATGTACATCCCAGTGCCGTTTTTGTCGAGCTCGATCTTAAGCGGGTTAGTGGAGTTACGGTGTCGCCCGGTACACCCGTGACTAGTCGTCTACCCATTTCAACCGACGTAACAGAGTTACCTGCCACAGGAGAAGGTGCGTCTACAAAGCAATCGAAAATTATTGTCTCCGTACCAGCCCTTCCCGACTCTGTCGCGTCACGCCCCACCGAATCGACTGGTATTGCCTCGCTAGCGGCAACCACCAAACAAGACGATGAGCTCGCAAGCGCCTCACCCGTCCTTACAGAATCCCCACGCCGCGGGCTTGGTCAGCGTATGCTTGGTTTTGGTGCAGCTGCTGTCGGTAAGGCCATTCAAGGCATGTACAAAAACTTGAACGACTCCGGATTCAAGCCTGGCGAAGAATTCGTCGTAGCTGTACGGGAAGGGCAAAGAATTGGGGCCGACATAGTGCTAGGTGACCAAGATGTTGAAGTTACGCTTCGTCGTATGACCCAAGCTCTAGCTCAAACGGATCTCAATAAGCTCCTTGATCCTGATTCGGAACTAGAACGCGGCATGCGGGAGCTCATGGGAGACTCGGATCCGTCTTTGGCGAGTTCGCCGGACGCCTTTAAGTCAGAACTCTCTACCTATGTGGAGAATATGAAAACACGGGATAGTGTTCGAAAGATAATGGCTCAGCTCCAGAAAGTTGCACCCGCACTGGTACAAGTTATGCTAACAGAACGCGATGCTTACATGGCGGCGGGCCTCGATACACTGAACCAGTTTGAAGTCATAACTGCCGTCATGGGTATCGCGCACATGGATGGCGTCGAACGCAATTTGCAATCACAAGGATGGAAACAAATGCGCCCCAGTTGCCCCCGCGTGTAA
- a CDS encoding predicted protein, which produces MPSGVAITIDLERIVQQQKSEQSKRDYQAKNATPPQAEETTPEGFATSTGWRRNKKEIERTVDSPEEETVGTYKKQSMKPPQPSPNMLNKEMAEAAAVRYRKNEKNIQKACKKIDDPGAKGGCACAIL; this is translated from the coding sequence ATGCCTTCGGGGGTGGCCATCACTATAGATTTGGAAAGAATTGTTCAGCAGCAGAAGTCTGAACAAAGTAAGAGAGATTATCAGGCCAAAAATGCGACTCCTCCTCAGGCAGAAGAGACTACTCCAGAAGGTTTTGCAACGAGTACAGGATGGCGGCGAAACAAGAAGGAAATAGAGCGAACAGTAGATAGTCCGGAAGAGGAGACAGTCGGCACTTACAAAAAACAATCGATGAAACCTCCGCAACCATCACCGAATATGCTGAACAAAGAAATGGCCGAAGCAGCCGCTGTAAGATACAGGAAGAACGAGAAAAATATACAAAAAGCTTGCAAAAAGATTGACGACCCAGGGGCGAAAGGTGGATGTGCTTGTGCTATTCTTTAG
- a CDS encoding predicted protein, which produces MVPPTMQVLGATHFGAATEILSFHSVPVPKCTPMDVLVRMVFSDANPVDLQKLSGGPAQGQQVPISPFVPGFGGSGTIIEVGTDSLLADWVGKRVAFLGDPARSGSYAEYVAVDYRCVAEIPDNVGFRQAAAIAVSGCTAFESLMKLGLGPEDSIKSHAKKCKYNLLIVGGSGGVGSWATRLARCWHPELHIIATASRPESSSWCIENGANTVIGHRQITERLGGGPAGSVDYILCLTEPTPPVFKAITEAVRPFGSICLVVAGRSIQSVDLGFCFFKGATIVNETVFASIRTHFQSSTQPGAEISEILDLLSRQKVQAPLSPALDTMDFDWKSALRSNGVLETLSTEHTCGKLVLKIASETSH; this is translated from the coding sequence ATGGTGCCACCGACTATGCAAGTACTCGGAGCTACTCACTTTGGAGCAGCTACAGAAATTCTTTCCTTTCACTCTGTCCCTGTTCCGAAGTGCACTCCAATGGATGTTCTTGTAAGGATGGTATTCTCTGATGCAAACCCAGTTGATTTGCAAAAGTTATCAGGCGGCCCAGCTCAGGGCCAACAGGTGCCCATCAGTCCTTTTGTTCCTGGATTTGGAGGAAGTGGAACAATAATAGAAGTTGGTACCGATTCGTTACTCGCCGACTGGGTAGGAAAACGAGTAGCATTCCTCGGTGATCCTGCTCGGTCCGGGTCATACGCAGAATACGTTGCGGTGGACTACCGATGCGTAGCCGAAATACCCGACAATGTCGGATTCCGTCAAGCTGCAGCGATTGCCGTTTCGGGATGCACTGCATTTGAGTCATTGATGAAATTAGGACTCGGCCCAGAGGACAGTATCAAATCTCACGCCAAGAAGTGCAAATACAATCTACTCATTGTTGGAGGGTCAGGGGGTGTGGGAAGCTGGGCGACACGTCTAGCTCGATGTTGGCACCCGGAACTTCATATAATTGCTACAGCTTCTCGACCTGAGAGCTCCTCATGGTGCATTGAGAACGGTGCCAATACCGTAATAGGGCACCGCCAGATTACAGAAAGGCTCGGTGGGGGACCAGCGGGAAGCGTCGACTACATTCTGTGTTTGACAGAGCCAACACCCCCCGTTTTCAAGGCGATTACCGAAGCTGTTCGACCATTCGGTAGCATATGCCTAGTCGTTGCTGGAAGATCCATCCAATCGGTAGACCTCGGATTTTGCTTCTTTAAAGGCGCCACCATTGTTAATGAAACCGTCTTCGCGTCAATTCGGACACATTTTCAGTCGTCCACTCAACCAGGAGCTGAAATATCAGAAATTCTCGATTTACTATCAAGACAAAAGGTCCAAGCACCACTATCTCCGGCCTTGGATACAATGGATTTCGACTGGAAGTCGGCACTACGTTCTAATGGCGTTTTAGAAACCTTGTCAACAGAGCATACATGCGGAAAACTGGTACTTAAAATCGCGAGCGAAACATCACATTAA
- a CDS encoding predicted protein yields MLWRSTTNVSQGHVNATLLAFANTKAQTIRQWVEIFYWLQDKRPGDSCRGVTVEYLAEHKVPVVLIERRMEEVVSSEIPDSNTSKVIKQHTQAWVKRILVELGICPFTKTTKMSGQGLMDLGISPGSIAYHSSFAKVDQICFLMADTWEAISDMIAAGPSGKEGVSSILLAAPDFDDDFDLWSGPIFAMLEAGVLAASAEKEVGIVCFHPKYATPDGSSWPGFGHMHSVPRLKTWLLEDEPSCPLSDEEIAAGGAWQRRTPHATINVLRADQLSAAEGRRKSIHLYSENIRKLVGGNGIGSEKLQEDLDRERSIHLSES; encoded by the coding sequence ATGCTCTGGAGAAGCACTACAAATGTTTCACAGGGCCATGTGAATGCGACGCTCTTGGCTTTTGCCAATACCAAAGCGCAAACAATTCGGCAGTGGGTTGAAATTTTTTACTGGCTTCAAGATAAACGCCCTGGCGATAGTTGTAGAGGAGTCACCGTTGAGTACTTGGCTGAGCACAAGGTACCGGTTGTCCTCATCGAACGACGAATGGAAGAGGTTGTATCCTCTGAGATTCCAGACTCGAACACTTCGAAAGTGATCAAGCAGCATACACAAGCTTGGGTAAAGCGAATTTTAGTTGAGCTTGGGATTTGTCCTTTCACGAAAACTACGAAAATGAGCGGGCAAGGTCTTATGGACTTGGGTATTTCACCGGGGAGCATTGCCTACCACAGCTCTTTTGCGAAAGTGGATCAAATTTGTTTCTTGATGGCCGATACCTGGGAGGCGATTAGTGACATGATCGCTGCGGGACCCTCTGGAAAGGAGGGAGTCAGCAGTATTCTCTTGGCCGCTCCGgatttcgacgacgatttcgaTCTCTGGTCTGGTCCAATATTTGCCATGTTGGAGGCCGGTGTTTTGGCAGCTAGTGCCGAAAAGGAAGTTGGCATTGTCTGTTTTCATCCCAAATACGCAACACCTGACGGAAGTAGCTGGCCAGGTTTCGGCCACATGCATTCAGTCCCACGATTAAAAACATGGTTGCTCGAAGACGAACCAAGTTGCCCATtatccgacgaagaaattgctGCTGGAGGAGCCTGGCAGCGACGAACACCCCACGCAACCATCAATGTCCTCCGTGCTGATCAATTATCAGCTGCCGAAGGACGGCGAAAATCTATCCATCTCTACAGCGAGAACATCCGTAAGCTCGTTGGAGGAAACGGGATCGGGTCGGAGAAGCTACAAGAAGATTTGGATCGAGAACGTTCTATCCATCTTTCAGAGTCGTGA
- a CDS encoding predicted protein — MTHEDDASLLQSWRAFWRRSGWEPTVLTPHGVAAKYDDDAEAFLAELAKLPFDAFQQMLFTRWIAMASVGGGWLADYDVFPLRPFFDTDSAREENVFSFPNSGNLTLYEAVAPSLVSGSAEAWRVAAWALLEDAKKNLNRDTGRSYTYWTDTLGLLNLVRESSVSSAPIVRVERRMLPGDKALNGKTLTAEDCDRRPFRNRWAVHFGPLSLQRGSIPPELRLPKHRTTVARHWLPIWKDLCVISKNSTSSAAPFLNADGRKY, encoded by the coding sequence ATGACACACGAGGACGATGCCTCATTATTGCAGAGTTGGAGAGCCTTTTGGCGACGCTCCGGGTGGGAACCTACCGTCTTGACACCCCACGGGGTTGCGGCGAAGtatgacgacgacgcggaAGCTTTTTTGGCCGAATTGGCCAAACTACCATTCGACGCATTTCAACAAATGCTCTTTACCCGGTGGATAGCCATGGCTAGCGTAGGAGGCGGTTGGCTAGCGGACTATGACGTCTTTCCACTACGCCCGTTTTTCGACACAGACTCTGCGAGAGAGGAAAATGTTTTCAGTTTTCCAAACTCCGGTAATTTAACGTTGTACGAAGCGGTGGCCCCCTCTCTGGTCTCGGGATCGGCGGAAGCGTGGCGTGTGGCAGCGTGGGCGTTGCTCGAGGATGCGAAGAAAAATCTCAACCGTGATACTGGCCGCTCCTACACCTATTGGACGGACACGCTGGGGCTATTGAATTTAGTGCGCGAGTCTTCGGTATCGTCCGCCCCAATAGTTCGGGTAGAACGTAGGATGCTTCCCGGTGACAAGGCGTTGAATGGTAAGACGTTAACAGCTGAAGATTGCGATCGTCGACCCTTTCGCAACCGCTGGGCGGTGCACTTTGGACCGTTAAGTTTGCAACGGGGTTCTATTCCACCAGAGTTGCGCTTGCCGAAGCACCGCACGACGGTGGCTCGACACTGGCTACCAATCTGGAAAGATTTGTGTGTAATAAGTAAAAATTCGACAAGTTCTGCGGCCCCTTTTTTGAATGCAGATGGAAGAAAGTATTGA
- a CDS encoding predicted protein, with protein MYAISDTSSQLNSDPAMGTKSLKLFQPRAPLSRPPLAPPVSASCQPPNLEDPAPEHLNVVEENDLSHHFIPDFNLVSATNFSQESSSCCVSSLGGFLEEEQKSYDERECIPVGFFWRNKQKVSSADVASVGNASDTVVSVDDHQLHLSGRDLHESAKMALNAGDFTKSLSMFEAILMAQAQRFGPCHPSVAAAMHNVGGMHIMNRLNMLFQAVDSSSFLCSLLLVCRQRMGQHDTAENLFAEAVQVRRQTLGSDHLEVAASLSKLGSTRVALQKFDLAFGDLRNASKIATKNLGHEHKTVAQIQSHLACLYFEGGELFAAQATFEDALEIYRAVWSSQESNRDTTMMQLTDTLCNIGSILNRRKRFGDAIHSFSEALDLQRGIFSHNHPRIVQTLDNLGYSYSKNKEYGRALTCYKTMLRMQFSHYGTFNNFCLETFRKEIIMYEKLKRLPEAVNETKETLKLEISVLPRDHTIVVQTKQLLEDLVKRCKRKSSP; from the coding sequence ATGTACGCAATTTCTGATACCAGTTCACAGCTGAACAGCGATCCAGCCATGGGGACCAAAAGTCTCAAGCTCTTTCAACCAAGAGCTCCTCTTTCTAGGCCTCCGCTGGCTCCGCCTGTTTCCGCTTCATGTCAACCTCCGAACTTGGAAGACCCGGCTCCGGAACATTTAAACGTGGTTGAGGAGAACGATCTTTCCCATCACTTCATCCCAGATTTTAACCTAGTCTCGGCGACAAATTTTTCGCAGGAGAGTTCGAGCTGCTGTGTCTCCTCACTGGGAGGATTTCTTGAAGAAGAGCAGAAATCATACGACGAGAGAGAATGCATTCCTGTGGGATTCTTTTGGCGTAACAAGCAAAAGGTTTCATCCGCAGATGTGGCGTCGGTAGGTAACGCCAGTGACACCGTGGTGTCGGTGGACGACCATCAACTCCATCTGTCCGGTCGCGATTTACACGAATCCGCGAAGATGGCCTTGAATGCTGGAGACTTCACCAAAAGTCTGTCCATGTTCGAAGCGATTCTAATGGCGCAAGCCCAGCGGTTTGGTCCCTGTCACCCATCCGTTGCCGCTGCTATGCACAATGTCGGAGGTATGCATATCATGAATCGTTTGAACATGTTATTTCAAGCTGTAGATAGCTCATCCTTCCTGTGCTCACTGCTTTTAGTCTGTCGACAGCGGATGGGGCAACATGATACAGCGGAGAATCTTTTTGCTGAAGCTGTTCAAGTGCGTCGGCAAACTCTCGGCAGCGATCACCTGGAAGTTGCTGCTTCGCTTTCTAAGCTAGGATCAACAAGAGTGgcgctgcaaaagttcgatTTGGCCTTTGGCGATCTCCGAAACGCCTCCAAGATTGCTACCAAAAATCTTGGCCATGAACACAAGACAGTTGCTCAAATACAGTCCCACCTCGCATGTTTGTATTTCGAAGGCGGCGAGCTTTTTGCTGCTCAAGCAACTTTTGAGGACGCTCTAGAGATCTACCGCGCTGTTTGGTCTAGTCAAGAGTCGAATCGCGATACCACTATGATGCAACTTACAGATACACTTTGTAACATTGGATCTATTTTGAACCGACGCAAACGTTTTGGAGATGCTATTCACTCCTTTTCGGAAGCTTTGGATCTCCAACGTGGTATTTTTTCCCACAACCACCCGCGCATTGTGCAGACTCTGGACAATTTAGGATATTCATACTCAAAAAACAAGGAATATGGGAGGGCCTTGACCTGTTACAAGACTATGCTTCGCATGCAATTCTCTCATTACGGGACCTTCAACAACTTTTGCCTCGAAACATTCCGCAAAGAAATTATAATGTATGAAAAGCTCAAACGTCTTCCCGAAGCAGTAAACGAAACGAAGGAAACACTCAAACTCGAAATTTCGGTCTTGCCTAGAGATCACACAATCGTGGTCCAAACAAAACAGCTATTGGAAGACTTGGTAAAGCGTTGCAAACGAAAGTCTTCGCCTTGA
- a CDS encoding predicted protein → AVFTWGRGEDGQLGLGDTSDQDEPTYVDALRGVGVQQIACGSGHTVVLTTDGEVFTWGRGDDGRLGHGDNGWKYVPRMTQSLAGQIVLQVTCGSYHTAAVTGNGDLYTWGGGMYGKLGHGDEAGHATPKRVEALVGATVAQIACGSRHTAIVTASGALYTWGDKENGVAGHGETEGHQYLPRLLESMAAKRVAQISACGFHTAIVTDAGELFTWGEGKFGRLGHMSERNCHSPTIVDYMVGKKPRQVSCGGFHTAVVSEDGRLYTFGGGEHGQLGHNDRVNKMTPTFVEALDGMFVSQITCGWSHSVALTVKGLVYTWGNGDHGKLGHGNGRKVAVPQAVE, encoded by the exons GCTGTCTTTACCTGGGGTCGAGGTGAAGATGGCCAGCTTGGTTTGGGCGACACGTCGGACCAGGATGAACCGACGTACGTAGACGCTTTGCGCGGAGTGGGGGTCCAGCAAATTGCCTGCGGCTCCGGACATACCGTCGTGCTCACGACCGACGGAGAAGTCTTTACGTGGGGTAGGGGAGACGATGGTCGGTTGGGACACGGCGATAACGGATGGAAGTACGTCCCACGCATGACACAATCGTTAGCAGGGCAGATTGTGTTGCAGGTAACCTGTGGGAGCTACCACACGGCTGCGGTCACGGGCAACGGAGATTTGTATACCTGGGGCGGGGGTATGTATGGAAAACTAGGACACGGAGACGAAGCCGGACACGCCACACCGAAACGAGTCGAAGCCTTGGTCGGAGCCACGGTCGCTCAAATTGCCTGCGGTTCGCGGCACACGGCCATCGTTACCGCTAGTGGTGCGCTCTACACCTGGGGAGACAAGGAAAATGGAGTGGCTGGTCACGGGGAAACGGAAGGTCATCAGTACTTGCCAAGATTGCTGGAGAGTATGGCAGCCAAACGAGTGGCACAGATTTCGGCGTGCGGGTTTCACACAGCCATTGTAACGGATGCTGGAGAGCTTTTTACTTGGGGTGAAGGAAAATTTGGACGACTAGGACACATGTCAGAGCGAAACTGCCACTCGCCAACGATTGTAGATTACATGGTAGGGAAGAAACCCAGACAAGTCTCGTGTGGAGGTTTCCACACTGCTGTTGTATCGGAGGATGGACGATTGTATACGTTTGGAGGAGGAGAACATGGACAGCTAGGCCACAATGATCGAGTAAACAAAATGACGCCGACATTTGTAGAGGCATTGGATGGAATGTTTGTTTCGCAAATTACCTGCGGTTGGTCTCACTCCGTCGCACTGACGGTCAAAGGGCTTGTTTACACTTG GGGCAATGGCGATCATGGAAAGCTAGGCCATGGCAACGGCCGCAAGGTTGCCGTGCCGCAAGCGGTTGAA
- a CDS encoding predicted protein, which produces MTQKQPTRFSEGGVEETSDGDWISDHALSLRRALQYLNSGVANAGAPTAIAEANVVLLFLVIGFTTFHGSEANGLDEDGRATECATKQMPLEEYLQLLNDNTTSHCQGNEESYARSSFCSYYLKDWHLQTWLEMNHPALHPLYEVPELFETDVLNRFLTRFTAGDYRFVYWGPAASVTTPHADVLNSFSWSFNVRGVKIWTFYPPSCLPNFQGRELRVRQEMGTCVFVPAGWKHEVFNEEETISINHNWITSANVDLTWTVVRQELEAVEQELRAWGIDDWEARESMLRGCIGLDVSSFCFMILCRLVELRQNKSELADDHLAALEISSLRSALFVVLEDDSQ; this is translated from the exons ATGACACAAAAACAGCCGACTCGCTTTTCAGAAGGAGGAGTAGAGGAAACGAGTGATGGCGATTGGATCAGTGATCACGCCCTCTCGCTACGTCGAGCGCTCCA GTATCTGAACAGTGGGGTGGCAAACGCGGGTGCTCCAACGGCGATCGCTGAAGCAAATGTTGTTCTTTTATTTCTCGTGATTGGTTTCACAACGTT CCATGGCTCAGAGGCGAACGGGTTAGATGAGGATGGCCGCGCGACGGAATGCGCAACAAAGCAAATGCCCCTCGAGGAATATCTACAGCTCCTGAACGACAATACTACGTCCCATTGTCAGGGAAATGAAGAAAGCTACGCGAGATCCTCTTTCTGTTCGTATTATTTGAAAGACTGGCATTTGCAAACATGGCTGGAGATGAATCATCCAGCTTTACATCCATTGTATGAGGTCCCCGAACTATTTGAAACGGACGTGCTGAATCGGTTTCTTACTCGGTTTACAGCAGGTGACTATCGATTCGTATACTGGGGGCCTGCCGCATCCGTGACTACACCGCATGCGGATGTGTTGAATTCCTTTTCCTGGAGTTTCAACGTACGGGGTGTCAAAATTTGGACTTTCTATCCACCCTCCTGTCTACCCAATTTTCAGGGACGCGAACTTCGCGTTCGACAAGAGATGGGAACGTGCGTTTTTGTTCCAGCTGGATGGAAACACGAGGTTttcaacgaagaagaaaccaTATCCATCAATCACAATTGGATCACAAGTGCCAACGTTGATTTAACTTGGACCGTGGTGCGACAAGAATTAGAAGCTGTCGAGCAGGAGCTGCGAGCTTGGGGAATCGACGATTGGGAGGCGAGGGAATCAATGCTGCGCGGTTGTATTGGGCTCGATGTTTCGTCATTTTGCTTCATGATTCTGTGTCGGTTGGTCGAGCTGCGACAAAACAAAAGCGAATTGGCGGATGACCATTTGGCAGCCTTGGAGATTTCGAGCCTTCGGTCTGCCCTCTTCGTCGTACTTGAAGATGATTCACA ATGA